The following coding sequences are from one Eucalyptus grandis isolate ANBG69807.140 chromosome 11, ASM1654582v1, whole genome shotgun sequence window:
- the LOC104427309 gene encoding G-type lectin S-receptor-like serine/threonine-protein kinase SD2-5: MDVQAQDSGYPTATLSTQWTTKATANHSIQYKDVTVRLILRRGKEASNLAYACGFYCDGYCNTYLFAIVIVHHYGLDDESTFASPQVVWSANRHNPVKIGATLELTSEGDLVLKDADGTVAWSTNTSYKSVAGLTLTDLGNLMLFDKNNMTVWQSFDHPTDSLVLGQKLKAGQRLVPSVSETNWTVDGMITLFMNGHGLTAQLETRPPQIYYQYLIDNQNASIESPYVQFVNGSLAFFSNYIRNVSLLSIPQISSLQYIKLGSDGHLRVYYYKDKRRYMTRPSPAHWVAAADLMDYLADCGPRVCGLYGICSNGQCSCPTSIGGTSYFKPVNYKHPNIGCFENIPLSCGDSQNQSLLELIDVMSFVFNSDLENIDATSCKEACRKNCSCKAAIFKYYSNLTNGSCYLPTQVFSLMNISETTTSYYSTTYLKVQNVHFARSPTHSPEAPPAKEVPNTSVDNQRSNRFLIILGSSFGVLFGMMILIVVIVSIVWKRDDNEAEEINLDQVLGMPTRFTFDALKAITNNFNKKLGEGGFGSVSEGTLIDGTKVAIKHLNDFGQVKKSFLTEVETIGSIHHINLVRLMGFCAEKSHRLLIYEYMPNGSLDRWIFRKPNEYVLDWPQRRKIILDIANGLKYLHEDCRQKILHLDIKPHNILLDENFNAKVADFGLSKLVNRNQSLVITTMRGTPGYLAPEWLSAVVTEKVDVYSFGVVILEIVCGRKVFDCSLDEEDMHLLGLFKRKGKEERLLDIVDKYHQDMQLIGPQVLNMMRIAAWCLQGNYAKRPSMSMVIKVLEGVMEVPNNLDYNFSTQPSTNGAAKFGQEFNTTTALSPSILSGPR; this comes from the coding sequence TGTGATGGTTACTGCAATACTTACCTCTTTGCAATTGTCATTGTCCACCATTACGGCTTAGATGATGAATCCACTTTTGCCAGTCCCCAAGTAGTATGGTCTGCCAATCGACACAATCCTGTAAAGATTGGCGCGACGTTAGAACTCACATCTGAAGGCGATCTGGTGTTGAAAGATGCTGATGGTACTGTTGCTTGGTCCACTAACACTTCTTATAAATCCGTTGCAGGCTTGACCCTGACAGATTTGGGGAACCTCATGTTGTTTGATAAGAATAATATGACCGTTTGGCAGTCTTTTGATCATCCAACCGACTCGCTTGTCCTCGGACAAAAGTTGAAGGCAGGTCAAAGATTGGTGCCAAGTGTTTCTGAGACAAACTGGACCGTAGACGGTATGATTACGCTATTCATGAATGGCCACGGTTTAACAGCTCAATTGGAGACTCGTCCTCCTCAGATCTATTACCAGTATTTGATTGATAATCAGAATGCCAGTATTGAATCTCCATATGTTCAGTTTGTAAATGGAAGCTTGGCTTTCTTCTCAAATTATATCCGAAATGTGAGTTTGCTTTCTATCCCTCAAATATCTTCTCTACAATACATAAAGCTGGGCTCAGATGGGCATTTGAGAGTGTATTATTATAAAGATAAACGTAGATATATGACTCGACCTAGCCCTGCACACTGGGTAGCAGCGGCTGATCTTATGGATTATCTCGCGGACTGTGGTCCGAGAGTATGTGGACTATATGGAATTTGCTCCAATGGGCAATGCAGTTGTCCTACTTCGATTGGGGGAACAAGCTACTTCAAGCCAGTAAATTATAAGCATCCTAATATTGGGTGTTTTGAGAATATTCCATTGTCTTGTGGGgattcacaaaatcaaagtcTTCTGGAGCTCATAGATGTCATGTCCTTCGTTTTCAATTCAGATCTCGAGAACATAGATGCTACAAGTTGTAAAGAGGCCTGCAGAAAGAATTGTTCATGCAAAGCGGCTATATTCAAGTATTATTCAAATCTTACTAATGGCAGTTGTTACTTGCCAACTCAAGTGTTTTCACTTATGAATATTAGTGAGACAACGACTTCTTATTATTCTACTACTTACCTAAAGGTACAAAATGTGCACTTTGCAAGATCTCCGACTCATTCTCCTGAAGCTCCTCCTGCCAAGGAAGTTCCTAATACTTCGGTCGACAACCAAAGGAGCAACCGTTTCCTTATAATACTTGGGTCCAGCTTCGGAGTGCTCTTTGGCATGATGATTCTTATTGTAGTCATAGTCTCAATTGTTTGGAAGAGAGATGATAATGAAGCAGAGGAAATAAACCTTGATCAAGTGCTTGGAATGCCCACAAGATTCACATTCGATGCTTTGAAAGCCATTACAAACAACTTCAATAAAAAGCTTGGCGAAGGTGGTTTTGGTTCTGTTTCCGAAGGTACTCTAATTGACGGCACAAAAGTTGCAATAAAGCACCTTAATGATTTTGGGCAGGTCAAGAAATCCTTTCTAACTGAAGTTGAGACTATTGGTAGCATCCATCATATCAACTTGGTAAGACTCATGGGATTTTGTGCTGAGAAATCCCATAGGCTCCTGATCTATGAGTACATGCCGAATGGGTCTCTAGATAGATGGATCTTTCGTAAACCCAATGAATATGTTCTCGACtggccacaaaggaggaagatcATTCTCGATATAGCGAATGGATTgaaatatcttcatgaagattgCAGACAAAAGATATTGCATTTAGACATTAAACCCCACAATATCCTCTTGGATGAGAATTTCAATGCTAAGGTTGCTGATTTTGGATTGTCTAAGTTGGTCAATAGGAACCAAAGCCTAGTCATCACAACCATGAGAGGAACCCCTGGTTATTTAGCGCCCGAGTGGTTGAGTGCAGTAGTTACCGAAAAGGTTGATGTTTACAGCTTCGGCGTGGTAATCTTGGAGATAGTTTGTGGGAGAAAAGTCTTCGATTGCTCTCTAGATGAAGAAGATATGCATTTATTGGgcctttttaaaagaaagggaaaagaggaaCGATTACTGGACATTGTGGATAAGTATCACCAGGATATGCAACTAATTGGGCCACAAGTGTTGAATATGATGAGGATTGCTGCATGGTGCTTACAAGGAAATTATGCAAAGAGGCCTTCGATGTCAATGGTCATCAAGGTGTTAGAGGGTGTTATGGAAGTTCCAAACAACTTGGATTACAACTTCTCTACTCAACCTTCCACTAACGGAGCCGCAAAATTTGGTCAAGAATTCAATACTACAACTGCATTATCACCCTCGATTCTAAGTGGTCCGCGATGA